From Juglans regia cultivar Chandler chromosome 8, Walnut 2.0, whole genome shotgun sequence, the proteins below share one genomic window:
- the LOC108991165 gene encoding uncharacterized protein LOC108991165 isoform X3 yields the protein MEDFYREIYAVNGITDLKFPEYYPVSRLLGCVEVVGCVRGEELAHWNIVPEGVRLEGLTDFCWLCEQPQKLLIPFEMRGYQRVYNLEKKTYEAAIRGLVSVDGPLPVKFPLPNLRDPFSLKPGSVSTQFPGSQASDVKESSSLGAAIAGARAAATQFTKKDENLPIVTQNSKPNAAKAGPIKSKSLRVDSMTYTNIRDNKRSLPSNNEEKSTDNKYEGSSSCNQPPASLERHPGAPSKIFAAALRGLKPS from the exons ATGGAGGACTTCTACAGGGAAATTTATGCAGTGAATGGAATTACTGATCTCAAGTTTCCAGAATATTATCCTGTTTCAAGACTACTAG GGTGTGTTGAAGTGGTTGGCTGTGTTAGAGGTGAAGAACTAGCACACTGGAACATTGTACCTGAAGGG GTGAGGCTGGAAGGACTGACTGACTTTTGTTGGCTCTGTGAACAGCCACAG AAACTGTTAATTCCTTTTGAGATGCGAGGGTACCAACGCGTTTATAATCTGGAAAAAAAG ACATACGAGGCTGCTATTAGAGGTCTTGTTTCAGTTGATGGCCCACTGCCTGTGAAATTTCCGCTTCCAAATCTACGAGATCCATTTTCCTTGAAGCCAGGTTCTGTCTCTACACAGTTCCCTGGATCTCAAGCATCTGATGTGAAAGAATCATCAAGCCTTGGTGCCGCAATAGCTGGTGCACGAGCAGCAGCCACTCAGTTCACTAAAAAGGATGAAAATCTCCCTATTGTGACCCAGAATAGTAAACCTAATGCAGCAAAGGCTGGTCCAATAAAGAGCAAATCTTTGAGAGTGGATTCAATGACATACACTAATATTCGTGATAACAAAAGATCTTTGCCGTCAAATAACGAAGAGAAAAGTACTGACAATAAGTATGAGGGAAGTAGTAGCTGTAATCAACCTCCTGCTAGTTTGGAACGGCATCCTGGGGCACCTTCTAAG ATTTTCGCTGCAGCCTTGAGGGGACTCAAGCCATCATGA
- the LOC108991165 gene encoding uncharacterized protein LOC108991165 isoform X1, which yields MMRGRNSSGNYTNPCLTMHQPWASLLVHGIKRVEGRSWPAPIRGRLWIHAASKVPDEATIKAMEDFYREIYAVNGITDLKFPEYYPVSRLLGCVEVVGCVRGEELAHWNIVPEGVRLEGLTDFCWLCEQPQKLLIPFEMRGYQRVYNLEKKTYEAAIRGLVSVDGPLPVKFPLPNLRDPFSLKPGSVSTQFPGSQASDVKESSSLGAAIAGARAAATQFTKKDENLPIVTQNSKPNAAKAGPIKSKSLRVDSMTYTNIRDNKRSLPSNNEEKSTDNKYEGSSSCNQPPASLERHPGAPSKP from the exons ATGATGAGGGGGAGAAACTCCTCCGGTAACTATACAAACCCATGTCTGACTATGCACCAGCCTTGGGCTTCACTGCTTGTTCATGGGATAAAGCGCGTTGAGGGCAGGTCATGGCCTGCTCCAATCAGAG gcCGCCTTTGGATTCATGCTGCAAGTAAGGTGCCAGATGAGGCCACGATCAAAGCAATGGAGGACTTCTACAGGGAAATTTATGCAGTGAATGGAATTACTGATCTCAAGTTTCCAGAATATTATCCTGTTTCAAGACTACTAG GGTGTGTTGAAGTGGTTGGCTGTGTTAGAGGTGAAGAACTAGCACACTGGAACATTGTACCTGAAGGG GTGAGGCTGGAAGGACTGACTGACTTTTGTTGGCTCTGTGAACAGCCACAG AAACTGTTAATTCCTTTTGAGATGCGAGGGTACCAACGCGTTTATAATCTGGAAAAAAAG ACATACGAGGCTGCTATTAGAGGTCTTGTTTCAGTTGATGGCCCACTGCCTGTGAAATTTCCGCTTCCAAATCTACGAGATCCATTTTCCTTGAAGCCAGGTTCTGTCTCTACACAGTTCCCTGGATCTCAAGCATCTGATGTGAAAGAATCATCAAGCCTTGGTGCCGCAATAGCTGGTGCACGAGCAGCAGCCACTCAGTTCACTAAAAAGGATGAAAATCTCCCTATTGTGACCCAGAATAGTAAACCTAATGCAGCAAAGGCTGGTCCAATAAAGAGCAAATCTTTGAGAGTGGATTCAATGACATACACTAATATTCGTGATAACAAAAGATCTTTGCCGTCAAATAACGAAGAGAAAAGTACTGACAATAAGTATGAGGGAAGTAGTAGCTGTAATCAACCTCCTGCTAGTTTGGAACGGCATCCTGGGGCACCTTCTAAG CCTTGA
- the LOC108991165 gene encoding uncharacterized protein LOC108991165 isoform X2, whose product MMRGRNSSGNYTNPCLTMHQPWASLLVHGIKRVEGRSWPAPIRGRLWIHAASKVPDEATIKAMEDFYREIYAVNGITDLKFPEYYPVSRLLGCVEVVGCVRGEELAHWNIVPEGVRLEGLTDFCWLCEQPQKLLIPFEMRGYQRVYNLEKKTYEAAIRGLVSVDGPLPVKFPLPNLRDPFSLKPGSVSTQFPGSQASDVKESSSLGAAIAGARAAATQFTKKDENLPIVTQNSKPNAAKAGPIKSKSLRVDSMTYTNIRDNKRSLPSNNEEKSTDNKYEGSSSCNQPPASLERHPGAPSKIFAAALRGLKPS is encoded by the exons ATGATGAGGGGGAGAAACTCCTCCGGTAACTATACAAACCCATGTCTGACTATGCACCAGCCTTGGGCTTCACTGCTTGTTCATGGGATAAAGCGCGTTGAGGGCAGGTCATGGCCTGCTCCAATCAGAG gcCGCCTTTGGATTCATGCTGCAAGTAAGGTGCCAGATGAGGCCACGATCAAAGCAATGGAGGACTTCTACAGGGAAATTTATGCAGTGAATGGAATTACTGATCTCAAGTTTCCAGAATATTATCCTGTTTCAAGACTACTAG GGTGTGTTGAAGTGGTTGGCTGTGTTAGAGGTGAAGAACTAGCACACTGGAACATTGTACCTGAAGGG GTGAGGCTGGAAGGACTGACTGACTTTTGTTGGCTCTGTGAACAGCCACAG AAACTGTTAATTCCTTTTGAGATGCGAGGGTACCAACGCGTTTATAATCTGGAAAAAAAG ACATACGAGGCTGCTATTAGAGGTCTTGTTTCAGTTGATGGCCCACTGCCTGTGAAATTTCCGCTTCCAAATCTACGAGATCCATTTTCCTTGAAGCCAGGTTCTGTCTCTACACAGTTCCCTGGATCTCAAGCATCTGATGTGAAAGAATCATCAAGCCTTGGTGCCGCAATAGCTGGTGCACGAGCAGCAGCCACTCAGTTCACTAAAAAGGATGAAAATCTCCCTATTGTGACCCAGAATAGTAAACCTAATGCAGCAAAGGCTGGTCCAATAAAGAGCAAATCTTTGAGAGTGGATTCAATGACATACACTAATATTCGTGATAACAAAAGATCTTTGCCGTCAAATAACGAAGAGAAAAGTACTGACAATAAGTATGAGGGAAGTAGTAGCTGTAATCAACCTCCTGCTAGTTTGGAACGGCATCCTGGGGCACCTTCTAAG ATTTTCGCTGCAGCCTTGAGGGGACTCAAGCCATCATGA